A window of Candidatus Paceibacterota bacterium genomic DNA:
GCTTTTATGTCCGTCTTCTTTTTCGAGTCGATGGCAGTTTGCATTTTCGGGTTTGATCTGGATCTTCCGATCGAAAGGTCTATGGCGCCATGGTCATCCGGAACGCTTCCATAAACAAGCGCGGTATATGTTTTTTGGACGAGCCTGTTCTTGAATTGGTTTTTCAGGAATTGAAAAGCATCATTGTTCTTTGCAGAGATCAGGACTCCGGAAGTGTCTTTGTCCAGCCTGTGGACTATGCCCGGCCTGGTCTTGTCTTCTCCGATATCTTTGATTCCGGGAAAATGTTCAACCAGAAAATCGACGACCGTCGCCCCCTTGTATGACGAGGCTTCATGAACCGGGATCCCGGCAGGCTTGTCGAGAACGACGACGTTGCTGTCCTCATAGATGATATTTATTTTCGGCGTTTCGTATTTCTGTTTTGCGGCCGGAGACGTTTCCGATTCAATTTCCGGTGCAATAGAAATTTCGTTGCCAGTCTTAAGTTTATATGTCGGTTTTGCGGTTTTTCCATTCACAAAAACACAGCCGTTTTCGATGCGGTTTTTCCAAAAAACGCGGGATTTGCCAGGATATTGTTCTGCAAGGAATTTGTCGATCCTCTGATCGGATTGTATCTCAGTAATTTTGATTATCCTGTTTGCTTCCATATAAATGCATATAGGACTTAGGTGTCATCTCGAGCAAGGTATTGAAGCGAAAGCGACAAGACGAAGTCGAGAGATCCCTCTTTCGGCTACAAAGAGGAATATAAAGCGATATCCACATTAGAGCGATTTCTCCATTTCGCTCGCTCGTATCTCGTCTCGCTTCAGTCGAAATGACGATCAAGCGCGAAGTTCTAATATATAAACTATTATGATTATATATCATAATTCATGCGCAGTCTAACGGATGCGATGCATTGCAAATAATCAGCAATAAATATACAATATAGATAATCTAACGCAAAAAAATGAATGAACCAATCTATGCGATCATAGCAGTTTCGGCGGTAAGCGTAATTTCGCTTATCGGAATTTTCACCTTGTTTGTCAATGACAAAACTTTGAATAGTATTATTCCTACAATGGTTTCCTTTGCCGCGGGATCGCTTCTCGGAGCCGCGTTTTTCGATGTCCTTCCCGAGGCGGTTGAAACCGGAGGAACGGGAGTGTTTTCATATGTGCTGATCGGAATGCTGATCTTTTTTGTTCTTGAGAGATATATACACTGGCATCATTGCCATGATGATGAATGTGAAAAACACTATCATCCGGAAACATATCTCAACATAATCGGCGACGTATTCCACAATTTCATTGATGGCGCGCTCATTGCGGCGGCATTCTTTTCCGGCATAGAGATCGGGATCATCACGACGATTGCCATTATGGCGCATGAAATTCCGCAGGAGATCGGAGAATATGCCATTCTGATACACGGTGGCATGAAGAGGAGAAAGGCGATATTTTTCAATTTTGTTTCATCCCTGACTGCAATTTTGGGAGTTCTGGCAACTTTTATTTTTGCTTCATCGATCAAGGGATCCATACCATTCATTCTTGCGATCGCAGGCGGAGGTTTTGTGTATATTGCGACTGCAGACCTTATCCCCGAGATCCACAAAGAGAGAAAAAGCGCAAAGATGATCGTGCAATCCCTGGCGCTGTTCTTCGGCGTTCTGGTGATCGCTCTTGTGAAAGAGGTGTTTCCGGGATAATCCCACATAAAAGCACAAATTCCAAATTACAAACTCCAAACAAAGCACAAATGGATGATCCCGTATTTAAATATGGATATCACGTTCAAAAAAAATGGACTCATTGTCATTCTGAACAGAGCGGAGCGAAGTGAAGAATCCCAGTAGAAAAAAATAGCGCCTTATGTAACGGGACTCTTCGACCCGCTTCGCCGAAGGTTGACAGCGAGGCGAGCGGGCTCAGAGTGACAAGTATTGCATAGAAGGGATATTTGCTTTTACAATACCTCAAGACAATATAGTATGAATAAATACTATGTTTATATAGCTTCGAACAGCAGAAATACAGTTTTATATACCGGCATTACAAATAACATAAATCGAAGAATGTTCGAACATAAAAACAAATTAGTTAAAGGTTTTACAGAAAAATATAATGTTGATAAATTAGTGTATTGTGAAGAATTTAATTCTCCAGGAGAAGCAATTGCCGCCGAAAAGAAAATTAAAGGATGGACAAGAAAGAAAAAGATAGATCTGATTAAGAGCGCTAATCCCGAATTTATGGATTTATTGGTTTAAATGCGGGATTCTTCATTTCGCTTTGCTTCATTCAGAATGACAGGATTTGGTTCGGGGATAATACTATAAAGTGTAATGCTTTGGAAATTGTTTGTAATTTGTTTATTGTGTGGTTTGTGATTTAAAAAAAACGCCCTATGCGGGTGTTTTATTATTATTATCATGCCGTGAGTTAATCTTGTGGGCCCGAGAAGAGTCGAACTTCTGACCTTTACCGTGTCGAGGTAACGCTCTAACCAACTGAGCTACGAGCCCTGGGAAAATGAAAAATTGAAAACTAAAAATGAAAAAGTAAAATAGGAAAAATTTGATAATTTGTGTCAAATCTCAGCAACTAATGATGTTTATTTTTTCATTTTGCAGTTTTATTTTACCTCTATAGCTTATCAGAAATCCCAAAAAGCGCAAGACGTTAAATAACATATAACTTATGACTCATAACTTATAACATTTATGCATTAAGTCGTTGAATAACATTATGTATGAAGGTAGTGACAAGTCGCGACTTGTCACTACGGGTAGCATTCAACGTGCAGGGAATTACAGAACGGCAATTTCATGAAAATACTCACTTTGTCATCCCGCACTTGCCTGTCCCTGCCGGCAGGCGCATTAGGAGGAATGCGGGATCCATTTTTTTAGGTCAGTCTATTACGTGGATCAGACTGTCCGAAAATGTCATCCTGATCCGCCGATTGGCGGAAAAGGATCCCGTGGAAGAAAAGAATGCCTTATATGACGGGACTCTTCGACAAGCTCAGAGTGACAGAAAAAAAGGATTGCGCTATATTGAAATGCAAATCCTTGACATTGCCGCATTTCGTGTTACATTTGAGACAAAGAAAACTTTGGAGGAATACAAAAATGCCAGTAGACCTTGGGCAACGAAAAGAAGAGGAATCGAAAAATCGTGAAAAATGGACAAAAATTCAAAAAGAATGGGATGATAAGAATATTGATTTTTTACGGAGAAATTCAGGAAAAGCTTTCACAGAAGATGAGGTAATAGTAGAGATCGGTTACGGTCACACTGGGATTTATCCATACTGTCCCCTTCAGTTTCTCGCTAATCCAAAATCTCTAAATTATAATAAACACATAAAAACGTTAGAGAATTGTATCAGCAGGAATTCTCATTATTTCTGGAGTGAAGAATAGAATTTAATACGGTTTGTATATTCCAAGAGTCTTCTTGGGATTTTTTTATTGAGGGGAAATGTAAATAATGTGATTGATTGAATTGTATAACTATTTCCCCCTTTGCAAAAGGGGGATTAAGGGGGATTTCCGGGTGAGGGCAATTAATAAATTACAAAATCCACCCCAACTCTCCTTTGTCAAAGGAGGGGGCTATCGGCATGTACAAAAAAACAGCCTTTATGGCCGAATAGCAATAGAACTCTAATAACACACCCCCAACCCCCTCTCGAGAGGGGACTTTATTTCATATAAATATAGCCTCTAATGACCCGGCTGTTGATGTCGAGGACTCGGACGCTGGTTCTGTTCCAGCCAACATAGTTCATTTCGGAGATGGTCACCTTGTCGCCATTTACGCCTTCAACCAAAGCCACGTGGCCATACCACTTGTTCTCGGTCGTCACCATGATCGAGCCTACGACCGGGGTCTTTCCGGTTTCATATCCGAATGCTCGGGCATTTGTCAGCCATGATTTCGCATGTCCGCTCCATGGAACATAAACCTTGCTTGCGACATAATACGTGCACTGTCCAAAGACGAATCTGTGGCTTCCCAAAGGGTTCTTGAATGTCGAGGATGATTTTGCCGTAGAAACCACTTTTCTCTCATTCGAGTCCCTCGGTGGAGCGACTACTCTTGGCTTCAAGGGGGCTGCGGTCTCGCCATTCGGAACTATAAGCATTTTCCCTTCGGATCCTTCGGGGAATATTCCGTCTGCGGGAAGAGAGTTGAAAGCAATGACCTCGTCCTTATCTGCTTTATATAGGTTTGCGACCTTCTCAACCGTATCACCTTTTTTTACTATGTGTTTCACGCCGGTTACGGGCAGGATCTCAAGGTCCTGTCCGGG
This region includes:
- a CDS encoding RluA family pseudouridine synthase gives rise to the protein MEANRIIKITEIQSDQRIDKFLAEQYPGKSRVFWKNRIENGCVFVNGKTAKPTYKLKTGNEISIAPEIESETSPAAKQKYETPKINIIYEDSNVVVLDKPAGIPVHEASSYKGATVVDFLVEHFPGIKDIGEDKTRPGIVHRLDKDTSGVLISAKNNDAFQFLKNQFKNRLVQKTYTALVYGSVPDDHGAIDLSIGRSRSNPKMQTAIDSKKKTDIKAREALTIYNVKKRFKDYTLLEAIPKTGRMHQIRVHLKALGFPIAGDKKYFSKKYAKIEPKPERQFLHAGKLEIELPALGKKTFTSEIPEDLAEFLDKIS
- a CDS encoding GIY-YIG nuclease family protein, which produces MNKYYVYIASNSRNTVLYTGITNNINRRMFEHKNKLVKGFTEKYNVDKLVYCEEFNSPGEAIAAEKKIKGWTRKKKIDLIKSANPEFMDLLV
- a CDS encoding LysM peptidoglycan-binding domain-containing protein, which codes for MLFRFLDGKGGSDDSGSIVVKSLEVNAEDQSSFVSMAKIASADPNFLVNMTNSTTDQADLDSNTLAVLVDDEEDPAEALGDPIPIIQGNYVMAPASFYDESQANLKYGIFKYTVQSGDTPSSIATSFGVSTYTVLWANNMKVGDYIRPGQDLEILPVTGVKHIVKKGDTVEKVANLYKADKDEVIAFNSLPADGIFPEGSEGKMLIVPNGETAAPLKPRVVAPPRDSNERKVVSTAKSSSTFKNPLGSHRFVFGQCTYYVASKVYVPWSGHAKSWLTNARAFGYETGKTPVVGSIMVTTENKWYGHVALVEGVNGDKVTISEMNYVGWNRTSVRVLDINSRVIRGYIYMK
- a CDS encoding ZIP family metal transporter, coding for MNEPIYAIIAVSAVSVISLIGIFTLFVNDKTLNSIIPTMVSFAAGSLLGAAFFDVLPEAVETGGTGVFSYVLIGMLIFFVLERYIHWHHCHDDECEKHYHPETYLNIIGDVFHNFIDGALIAAAFFSGIEIGIITTIAIMAHEIPQEIGEYAILIHGGMKRRKAIFFNFVSSLTAILGVLATFIFASSIKGSIPFILAIAGGGFVYIATADLIPEIHKERKSAKMIVQSLALFFGVLVIALVKEVFPG